The nucleotide sequence CCGCGACTGGAAGTTACGAGGTGCAGGCGGTTGTGTCGGACCAAAACTACCGGGGCGAAGCCACGGGCACGCTAAGCATCCAGCTTTCAAGTTTCGACGCATGGCGCTTGCAAAATTTCGGGGCTTCGTGGGAGAGCCGGCCGGCCTCATCGGCGGGATCGGATGCCGATGGCGACGGCGTCAACAACCATGCCGAATATTTTCTGGGCACGGAACCGAACAATGCGAACTCCGCGCTGAAGGCTGCGCTGCTTGGTGTCGGCAATAACATGGCGACGTTGGAAATTTCTCCTGCAGTGACGAACGGAACCTATGTTCTCAAGGCGTGGAGCGATCTGGAGCAGGCTGCATCCACCAGCCCCTTGATCATTACCAACGGCGGAACCTCGGCTGTGTTTGATTTGCCGGTGGCAACGGACAAGGGTTTTTACCAGGTCATCTACCAACCGCCGGCGCTGCCATGAACGGCAGGATGCATGACCAATGAGGTGAATTATTTCACCGCGGCCCAGACGCGATGGACGTCGTCGTGGTCGTCGAGGGCTTGCAGAAATGCGCCCACCTCGGCGCGCTGGTCATCGGCGAGTTCCGGGAACTGCTTCGGCACGTAGCCGAGTTCGCTTGTCACGATCGTCCAGCCGTGCTCTCCGAGCCATTTCGCCACGGTGTGTGTATTTGCGCGATCGGTGATGAAGCGCGCTCCGCACGCACCCTCGGGAATGTCGTCGTTCTGAGCGTGGGCGAGAGGTTCCACTTCGTTCGCGCCCGCCTCGATGGCTGCTTCCTCGATGTCCGTGCCGGTGTTCGCTGTATGGGCTTCGACAAGTCCGACATTATCGAAGAGGAATTTGTTGCTCCCCGAAGCGCCGAGTTGGCCTTTTTTGAAGAGCACGCGGATTTCCGGCGCGGTGCGGTTGTTGTTGTCCGTGAAGACCTCGACGATGACCGGAACTTTATGAGGCGCGTAGCCTTCAAATGTCACGTGTTCGAGTGCCGTTTTGTCGCCGCCGGTGCCGGCTCCCTTGGCAACAGCGCGCTCGATGGCGTCCTTGGGCACGCTTTCCTTGCGCGCTTTTTCCAACGCGGCAGCCAGTCGGGAATTCGTCGAGGGGTCCGCGCCCCCGTGTCTTGCGGCGATGGTGATTTCGCGGATGAACTTTCCCGTCGCCTGCGACTTGCGCAAGGAGGCGACTTCGCGTTTGGCCAGCAACCATTGGCGTCCCATAAGGCTGGCAGACTAAGCGAAGGTCGGCAGCCTGCTCAAGGCTGGGGCCCTGCAACCGGAAGCATCACTTCGTTGCGACGCAGGAAAGGCAGAGTCCAGGGCGGGTCATAGTATCCGAAGAGTGGAGACCCGGTGATTTCGAGCCTGTGTTTGTCGACCCATGCCCGAAGCGCCTCCAGAGCCTGCTTCTCGTTGGCGTCGTTGCGGCGCCCCGAATAACGGTAAACAGCGAAACGCCCGGCAGGAACGGTGCCCGTTGTCACCGCCTCGTCCTTCGGCGATGGAACTTTTCCGGCCGCCACGCTGCGCGGCACGATGAAACTCATCGCCGACTTTTCCCCCTCGCTTGTCATGAGCACGGGCGCTGTCATGGCGATTTTTTGCTGCGCTTCGTTCTCGCCGGAGATGTAGCGGAACAAGCGCATGAAATCGCCGTTGCCCGCAGAGGTGCGGACCGTCGTGAGTGCAGGATACTCGCGCACTTCGAACGCTCCGTCCCGGGTGAGAACTTTGTAGTCGGGGGTTTCCGTGGCCATGACGGTATTGCCGGCGAGCATAGTCGCCAACAGGGCGAGGAGGGGGCGAATGTTTTTCAATGCGGTGCTATTTTGACGGAACTATTTCAACCTCGATGCCGCCGAGCCAGCGGGCCAGCAGATTGTAGATTGCCGCAAAAATGGCGAAGAAGACGAATCCGGCGAGGGCGGTGAAAACGGGCATGAGAAGAAACATGACACCCATGGCCATGAGTTCCTTCTTGCCTGCCAAGATGGCGCCGATCAGGAGAGGAATCCCGACCAGTGCGTAGAAAATTCCGATGACCGCATAGAGGGCGGCAACCACCTTGCTCGATTGGAGCACCGAGATGCTTTTGAGTTGTTGCTTCATTGGGTGAAGGACGTTGCCAAGGTAGTTTGTTCGCGTGCGATCGGACGGTCAACGGCGAGCGATGAATGGAATTTTTGCTGCAAGCCTTTCTTGCCGGTATCGCGAAGAGGCGCAGTCGTGGGACCCGGCGCATGCCGCATGGAGTTCATCCTGTTATCGGGCAGGCCGTGGGTGGATTCGGACTCGGGAAGAGAAAGCTCGCCGTCTGCGTCGGTCGGTCGGAATTTTGTATCGCTTCTGATCAGCTGCTGGGCGTAATTATTTCGTCGGATTGCCCCGGAAATCGTCAATGGAAGCAGTGCCCGCCCCACGACCGAGATTCTTCTTCCTGCCGCACCGCATCGCGATGGCCATACCGATGGCCGATCCGAACAAATCCCTGGTAGAAAATTTCTAACCGCAAATAGGAACATCATGTCACTCCCGCTCCGCAACAAATCCGAATGCCACTACGACCAGATTTCGCTCGGCGAGGTAATGCTTCGCCTTGATCCCGGCGAGGGTCGCGTGCGCACCGCCCGCCAGTTTACCGCGTGGGAGGGGGGCGGCGAATACAACACTTCCCGCGGACTTCGGAAGTGCTTCGGCCTGAAGACGGCCGTCTGCACGGCGTTCGTGGACAACGAGGTCGGTCACCTGATCGAGGATTTCATTATGCAGGGTGGTGTGGATACCGCGTTCATCAAGTGGCGCGAGGATGACGGCATCGGCCGCTCCGTCCGCAATGGTCTCAATTTCACCGAGCGCGGATTCGGCGTGCGCGGTGCGGTCGGCGTGCCCGATCGCGGGCACACCGCGGCATCGCAACTCAAGCGCGGTGACTTCGATTGGGATCACATTTTCGGCAAACTCGGAGCGCGGTGGTTCCATACCGGCGGTATTTTTGCCGCGCTGTCAGAATCCGCCGCGGACCTGACCATCGAGGCGGTGCAGGCCGCCAAAAAATACGGGACGATCGTGAGCTACGACCTCAATTACCGGCCGTCGCTCTGGAAGTCGATCGGCGGACAGTCCAAGGCGCGCGAAGTGAATCGCGAGATCGCCAAATACGTCGATGTGATGATCGGCAACGAGGAGGACTTCACCGCCTCGCTTGGTTTCGAGGTTGAAGGAATCGATCACAACCTGAGCAACATCGAAACGGACGCTTTCAAGCACATGATCGAAGCCGCGGTGAAGGAATATAAAAACTTCAAAGTAGCGGCGACGACGCTCCGCGGGGTCATCACCGCGAGCAAGAACGACTGGAGCGCGATCTGCTGGCATGATGGCAAGTTCTACGAGAGTCGCAAATACCCGGGTCTCGACATCCTTGACCGCGTGGGCGGGGGAGACAGCTTCGCCAGTGGGTTGGCTTTCGGATTCCTCGAGCACAACGATCCGCAACTCGCCGTCGATTACGGCGCGGCCCACGGTGCGTTGGCCTCGACCACGCCGGGCGACACTTCCATGGCCACGCGCAAGGAAGTGGAGAAATTGATGAAGGGCGGCAGCGCGCGTGTCGTGCGTTAACCGGCGGAAATTCGCCGAGGATATTTGCGCCGCGAGCTTTTCGATAACTCCCGCCGTGACACGCAGAGCTGCTTTTTTGTGCTTCTGCGGACCGTCCGGGGCGGCACGGTGCCGCATGTTTCCTGCGCGGTGAACCGTGCTCCAAAGGCACAAAACGAATCCTGATGGTTGTCAGGGAACCCGGCGTAAGCTATTTATCGCTGCTTCTCAAGCCGGCGTGGCGGAACTGGCAGACGCGACGGACTCAAAATCCGTTTCCCGCAAGGGAGTGTGGGTTCGACCCCCTCCGCCGGCATTTTTCAGGAGGCCGTGTCGCCGACGGCTTCTTCCACGGTCGTGAAGACGCGGAACATCTGGTCGAGTCCGGTTAGGCGGAAAAATTCGTCGATCTGGGGATTCAGGTTTGCCACGGCGAGTTTTCCGCCGCGCATGGCCATGGATTGGGAGGGACGGATAAGCGAGCGTATGCCCACGCTGGCGATGAAATCCACGCCGCCCATGTCGATGACAAGAAGTTTGCAGTCGGCATCACCGGCGATTTCCATCGCGGCGGAGTGGAGCGCATCGGCGCTCGCTTGGTTGAGTTTGCCCTCGAGGGCGAGGACTGTCGCCTCGCCGCGAGGCTTGCGGGTGATTTTCATCGTGCGGCTTTGGCTGCGGCGACCGCTGCTTCGCGCGTGTCGTGAACCGCATAGGCGGTCATGAATTGCGCGATGTCGAAAAGCTCTTTCACCTGCGGTTGAAAGGAGCAGACCGAAAGGGTGCCTCCGTCGCGGCTCATGCGGCGTCCGGCGAGGAAGAATTCGCGGAAGCCGGCGCTGCTCACATATTCAAGACCGGAAAGATCGATGACGAGATGTTTGGCCCCGGTTTTGTCCAGTTCGCCGTTCAGCAGATTCTTGAAATCGTTGTAGGTTGTGGTGTCGATGCGGCCTGCGGGGCAGGCGACAAGGACGTCCGAGTCGGTGACGAAAGAGCAATGCATGGGCCGAATCTGAGGCCCGCGGCTGCGCGCCAGCAAGGATTTTCTCCGTGCCAATGACATTGCCGCGTGGCCTGTTCGGAGATAGGAAAGGTGCGCTCTATGCGCCGGTTTTTCGGTCTGAACACCCTCGCGGGCCAGCTTTCCATCTGGACGGCTCTCACGGCGGGTGCCGTTCTGGTGGTTCTGGTGCTTCTTTCCTACACGGCGGGGCGCCGGCAGGTCATCCGACAGACGAACAACGAAGCGCTCAGGGAAGTGGAGTTGCATGCAGCTGAGATCGGCGGGCTGATCTCTCGCGTCACGGGTGTGGTCACCACGATGGCGGCCGAGCAGGCCATACGTGGTCCGAAGCCGCCGGACAATGTGCTCGACCGTCTCCGGCGCCTCATCAACTGCTTCCCGCCGGAGGAGGTTTTCGGGGTTTTCTACACATTCGAGGGCGTGGACTTTCGCGATCCCATGTCGATGCCGTGGATCGACCGGCGCAATTATCCGGAGCGCACAGTCAACACGGCTCCTTACGATCGCGATATTCCGGCTGCCGCGTGGTATTGGGGCGCGAAGAAGTCGGGGCGGGTATTTGTGACGGAGCCTTATTTCGACGTGGACGGGTCGAAAGTGACGATGCTCACGGTGAGCGCGCCGATCATCGACGACGCCGGGCGGTTCATCGGTATCGCGGGCATCGACATCGCTCTGGATGAGATCAAGACGATGATGAAAAGGGTTGATGTGGACCTCGCGCAGCAAATTGGAGCCGAGAGCGATTTCGCCTATTTGGTGAGTGCCGGGGGCACGGTTATTTCGCACCCTGATTCTTCCTTGATGATCGGGCCGGATGCGCCCGGCGCGAAGGTGATCGACCTTGCGGCGGGAGCACAGATCATGTCGGCCCCGTCGGGATTCGCGGAATACGGGAAGGGTGCGGGGCGCCGCATCGTCTACTGGGCGCTCGTGCAACCGACCGGATGGAAGGTGGTCTTGGATGTGCCTTACCACGATGTCATGGCGCCCCTGCGCCAACTGGCCTGGCGTTCGGCAGCCGTGGGCATCGGCGGTCTTCTCCTGCTCGTCGGCGTGGTGTCGCTCGTGGCGCGGCGTGTGGCTGCGCCGCTCCAGCAACTCACGCATGCGGCTGCCGAGATCGAAGCCGGGCACCACGATCCGAAAGCTCTGGTGCCCCTGCTGCGACGGGGGGACGAGGTCGGCGACCTCGGGCGTGCTTTCGTCCGCATGGCCGATGAAATCCGCCAGCGCGAGCAGAGTCTCGCCGCATGGAACGCCAATCTCGAAAAGACGGTGGCTGAGCGCACGACGGAATTGAAGAAAGCGGTCGAGGACGCCGATGAGGCGCGAGAGGCGGCTCAGGAAGCGAACAAAACCAAAAGCGCATTCCTTGCAAACATGAGTCACGAGCTGCGCACGCCGATGAACGCGATCATCGGCTACAGCGAGATGCTGCTCGAGGAGGCCGAGGACACCGGGGAAAAATGGATGCAGGCGGATTTGAACAAAATCCTCTCCTCGGCGAAACACCTGCTGCAGCTTATCAACGACATTCTCGACCTCTCGAAAATCGAGGCCGGACGCATGACGGTGTTTCTCGAGCCGGTGAATATCGGGCAATCTGTGCGCGACGTGGCCACAACAATCGAGCCGCTGGTCGCGAAAAACCGGAACACCTTCGAGTTGAAGTGCCCGCCGGATGCGGGATCCATGCGCACCGATATCACGAAGCTCCGCCAGACGTTGTTCAATCTGCTGAGCAATGCCTGCAAATTCACCGAGGGCGGCAAAATCACGCTTGAAGTCGCGAAGCGCGCGGACGGCATGGTTTCCTTCGCGGTGACGGACACGGGCATCGGCATGGAGCCGCACCAGATGGAAAAACTTTTTTCCGAATTCGTGCAGGCGGACGCCTCGACCACGCGCAAATACGGCGGCACGGGTCTCGGCTTGGCAATCAGCAGAAAATTCTGCCGCATGCTCGGGGGCGACATCACGGTCGAAAGCTCTCCGGGCAAAGGCAGCACGTTTACTGCGATCCTCCCGCTCGAGGCCAAGGAGCCGACCCCGCCGGCAACCGAGGAGCAGCCGCTCCCCGCCGAGCCCGCGGGCGAGGCCACCCCGGGCGGCGGACGAGGGACATTGCTCGTCATCGACGACGATTCGAATTCCCGCGACCTCCTTCGTCGCATGCTCGAGAAGGAAGGCTACAGCGTGGTTGCAGCCGCCAACGGCCCGGCCGGTATCGCCAAAGCAAAAGAGCGGCGACCGGACCTGATCACTCTCGATGTGATGATGCCCAGCATGGATGGATGGGCGGTGTTGTCCGCGCTCAAGGCCGACCCGGCGACGGCGGATATTCCCGTTGTCATGCTCACCATGGTCGAGGATCGGCCCATGGGTTTCGCCCTCGGTGCGACCGACTACCTTGCGAAGCCGATCGACAAGTCGCGTGTGTTGCAGGCGGTCTCGCGTTGCGTGGGTGACAAAACGGAGGACATTCTTATCGTCGAGGACGACCCGATGTCTGCGGACATCGTCCGAAGGACCTTGGAAGCCGATGGCAGAAAGTGCCGGCACGCCCGTAACGGACGCGAGGCATTGTCGATGGTCCACGCCGCGAGGCCTTCCCTCATCGTGCTCGACCTGATGATGCCGGAGATGGACGGCTTTGCCTTCTTGGATGCCCTTCGCATGGAAGGTCCGGACTTCGCCGCCATTCCCGTAGTGGTTCTCACGGCCAAGGATCTTACTCCCGCGGAACGTGAGGAGCTTTCGGGGCGCGTGATGGGAACGCTCCGCAAGGGCGCAGGGCAGAGGGAGAATTTGCTCGATGCCATCCGCAGCAGATTAGGCAATACTTGATTCATGGCCAAAATCCTCCTTGTTGAAGACAACGAATTGAACCGCGACATGCTCTCGCGCCGACTCGAACGGCGGGGTTTCGCCATCGTGATGGCCGTGGACGGGCAGCAGGGCGTCGATATGGCGCGCAGCGAGCGACCGGATCTCATCCTGATGGACATGAGTCTGCCGGTGATGGACGGATGGACGGCGACCCGCACCATCAAGGACGATTCCGAGTTGGCGAAGATACCCGTCATTGCCCTGACTGCGCACGCAATGGAAGGCGACCGGGAAAAAGCAATGGCCGCGGGCTGCGACGACTACGACACCAAGCCGATCGAATTGCCGCGCCTCCTCGAGAAAATCGCCAAGTTCATTCCGAATGTCTGAGACGCCCGCATACGGCGACGAAGCTGTGGCCGCCTTGCGCCACGACCTGCGCACGCCGTTAAACCAAATCATCGGTTATTCCGAACTCGTCGCCGAGGACCTCGAAGGCGAGGCGCACGCTCGGACGCGCGAAGACTTGGAGAAAATCGGACGCGCGGCGCGAGGACTGGCGGAACTGATCACGCGGGAAATCCAACCCGGACGCATCGCCGTGGTGGGAAATCCGGCGGAAAAAATCAGCGCCGGGCATGGCGCCGCTGCAAGCGCCTCCGGCAGCGGCGCCCCTGTCGCCATGGACGCGGATGTCGTGGCGCCCGCCGCTCTGGCCGCACGCATCCTCATCGTCGATGACCAACCGGAAAATTGCACGGTTCTGCAGCGGCGGCTCGAAAAAGAAGGGCACAGCTGCGTTTCGATGCACGACGGTGAGACCGCGTTGGCGCGGTTGGATGCAGAGTCTTTCGACCTCGTGCTGCTCGATATCATGATGCCGGGGATGGACGGACGCGAGGTGCTTCGTCGCATCAAAACGGACGAAAAACTGCGGCACATTCCGGTGATCATGATTTCGGCCCTCGACCAGATCGAAAGTGTCGTGCAATGCATTGAACTCGGCGCCGAGGATTATCTCCCCAAGCCTTTCAATCCCGTTTTGCTCCGCGCGAGGATCGGTGCATCGCTCGACCGCAAGAGGCTCCGTGATGCCGAACAGGCGGCTTTCACCGCCCTCAAGGAAAGCCAGGAGAAGTTGGCGGCCGAACTTTCGGAGGCTGCGGCCTACGTGCAAAGCGTTTTACCCGCGCCTTTGAAAGACGGGGCCGTGCGCGCCGAATGGGAGTTTCTTCCGTCCTCCTCACTCGGAGGAGATGCGTTCGATTACGGTCCGGCGCCGGACGGAAAATTCGGCATCTGCCTGCTCGACGTCTGCGGTCACGGCGTCGGCGCCGCATTGCTTTCCATCAGCGTGCTCAACGTGATCCGCGCCGAATCGCTGCCCGGGGTCGATTTCCGCGATCCCGGTGCGGTGCTCGCAGGGTTGAATGCTGCCTTCCCCATGGAAAAACACGGGGAGATGTTCTTCACCGCGTGGTGCGGCATCTATGATCCTGTCACGCGGGCCATGCGTTTTGCCGCCGGCGGGCATCCGCCTGCCGTTCTGGTGCGGGCCGACGGAACAACCGAGATCCTCGCCGCCAAGGGACCGGTGATCGGGGCTTGTCCCGGGATGAAATTCGGCTCGGTCGAAGTGGTGATACCGCCCGCAAGCCGCCTCTTTGTATTCAGCGATGGCGCCTACGAGATCCTGCGGCACGACGGCACGATGATGGGCCACGGCGCATTGCGGGAACTGCTTTCGCGCGCGCCGCATCAAGGTGCCGTCCCATCGATCATGGACCAACTGCGCAATCTCAACAGCCAGCCGGCTTTCGACGACGACGTGTCATTGGTCGAACTTTGTTTTCCGTGAAAGCCATCGCCGAATTTCTTTCCGATCGCGCGGAGTTGGCCAAGCTCGAGCCGTTCACGGCTGGTTTTGCGGCAGAGGCCGGTTTGTCGGACAAGGATCTTTTCGCCCTGCAGATCGTGGTCGAAGAGCTTGTCACCAATGTGATCGACTACGGTGCGGTTCCCGCAGGCCAGCACGCGGCGACGGTCGAGCTGTCCTCGGACGACGGAGAGCTTGTGATGCGCATCCGCGATCGCGGCCGGGAATACAATCCTTTGCTGAGGGAAGATCCCGACACCACTTTGCCGGCGGAGGAACGTCCGATCGGCGGACTGGGCATCCATTTCTGCAAGAAGCTGACCGACAGCCAGACCTACGAGCGTGACGGCGAGTGGAATGTGCTCACCCTGCGCAAGAAACTCGCGTCATGAAGATCAGCTGGAGCGAGGAGTCGGGGATCGGTGTGGCGAGACTGGAAGGTCGCCTCGACGGCCATGGGTCCAAAGAGGCGGCACAGGTCTTCGCCGATGCGCCATTTCATGACCGGGTGATCCTCGACTGCAGCGATCTTTCCTACCTGAGTAGCGCCGGGGTCCGCGTGTTGCTCGGCTTGCTAAAATCCATCGCCGCCCGTGGGGGTGCGCTTGCGGTCGCTAATCTCCAGCCGTTCTGCGCTTCCGTGCTGGAAATGTCCGGATTGTCGGGCCTCATTGCCGTGTTCGGGACCGTGCAGGATGCCGTGGGCGGGCTGCGTGATTCTGGCGGGGGTGCCGGAGGGGTGCGGGAGACCGCGGAGACAAAGCACGGAAGATTCGCGTTTTATCGGGTCGGCACCGGCGCCGGGACCATCGACATCCTTGGCGACATCGCCAATGTCATTGACTGCGCGATCACGGAGCAACTTGTCGCCGGAAAGCCGTTCTTCGAGACCGAATACTCGCTCGGCCTCGGCGCGCTGGGCGCGACCCCGGCGGATTATCTTCCGGTGATGGGAGAGGCCCTGATGGTGGCCGGAACGATGGTGTGGCTGCCGACCGACGGCAACGACACGCCGGATTACATGATTCCTCGCAAGGCTTCGACCGAGGTTGTCCTGCAGACGGGCTTCAACGCCAGCCTTCGCGGCGGCTTCAACGAGTTCGTGGAATTCAACGCGCCCGAGGGGCGGCCGGCGACGGTGCGGGACATCTACCGCTCGTTTTTCGATCTGGCCCGCGAGCGCCGTGCGGATTTTCGCGGTGTTCTCGGAATCGCCATGCGCGCGGAGATCCACGAGGCCTTTGGCGCGGGCGTCACGAAGTCGCCGCTGCTCTCGAATCGTCCGTCCAACGGCAAGCCGATCACCGATCCTTCGAATTTTCCGCATTGGTTCGAGTCGGACAAGACACCGCGCAACCAAGGAACCACCGCGCTGATTTGCGGTGCTGGGGAGGATCTGACAGCCGATCGTTCAGGGATCGATGAGGCTTGCTTGCGACGAATGTTTTACGTCAATCCCGCCAACAAAGGGACGCAGACCGAGGTGCTGCACAACCATGCGGTGTTCTTCCGCGGTGCGCCGCCTCCGGGCGGGACGCATGACGTGGATGTTGAGATGCGTCGCGTGGTGGAATCGGGCGAATTTGTCGATATGCGCCACCTGCTCGACCAGACCACGGTGACAAGCGCTCTGGTGGCGGTGAGCTACATTCAGGAAGTGCGCGAGGATACCAACCGCTGAGGCGCCCACCTTGCAGTCAAGCTGCCGGCTGACGGTAGAGCGTCACCGTGTGGCCCACCTGCAGAACGATCCGCGAGCCGGAAGCTGCGGCGAGTTCCGCGGCAAGCTGCTTGCGATCTTCCTTGTGGTCCGTGAAACGCACCTTGACCAACCCGTGATCTGAGAGTGCTTGGCCGAGCGCCGCTACCAATGGCGCCGAAATGCCATCATGACCGACGTGGATGACCGGTTTGAGTTTTTGCGACCGCGCTTTGAGTTCGCGAAGCTTCGGCTGTTCCTGCGCGCTCATGCGAAAAAAGGATTTCCCGTCTTTTCCTGGCCGACGGTGGTCATCGGTCCGTGTCCCGGACAGATGATCGTGTCGTCCGGCAGAGTAAAAATTTCACGCCGAATGTGCTCGAGCGCGGCGGTGTAGTCGCCGCGCACGCCCCCGATCGAACCTGCGAAGAGCGCATCCCCGACAATGGCGACTTTCACGACTTGGCCCTCGATAAGGAATGTGGTCCCGCCTGGGCTGTGGCCGCAGGTCAGTCGCGTGCGGATGAAGTGTCGTCCGGCATTGAACAAATCACCCGGGCGGAAGCGTTTGGTTCCGGGCACCGGCTCGAGCTCCGAAGACCAGGCCTCCGCGCCGACCGCCTTTTGCAGGCGGGCCAGTGCGCCGATGTGGTCGGCGTGGCTGTGCGTGAGAAAAATGGCGACCACCTCCAGTTCGTTGCGTTTCACGACGTCGA is from Chthoniobacterales bacterium and encodes:
- a CDS encoding response regulator; translated protein: MAKILLVEDNELNRDMLSRRLERRGFAIVMAVDGQQGVDMARSERPDLILMDMSLPVMDGWTATRTIKDDSELAKIPVIALTAHAMEGDREKAMAAGCDDYDTKPIELPRLLEKIAKFIPNV
- a CDS encoding STAS domain-containing protein, which codes for MKISWSEESGIGVARLEGRLDGHGSKEAAQVFADAPFHDRVILDCSDLSYLSSAGVRVLLGLLKSIAARGGALAVANLQPFCASVLEMSGLSGLIAVFGTVQDAVGGLRDSGGGAGGVRETAETKHGRFAFYRVGTGAGTIDILGDIANVIDCAITEQLVAGKPFFETEYSLGLGALGATPADYLPVMGEALMVAGTMVWLPTDGNDTPDYMIPRKASTEVVLQTGFNASLRGGFNEFVEFNAPEGRPATVRDIYRSFFDLARERRADFRGVLGIAMRAEIHEAFGAGVTKSPLLSNRPSNGKPITDPSNFPHWFESDKTPRNQGTTALICGAGEDLTADRSGIDEACLRRMFYVNPANKGTQTEVLHNHAVFFRGAPPPGGTHDVDVEMRRVVESGEFVDMRHLLDQTTVTSALVAVSYIQEVREDTNR
- a CDS encoding heme-binding protein; translation: MKNIRPLLALLATMLAGNTVMATETPDYKVLTRDGAFEVREYPALTTVRTSAGNGDFMRLFRYISGENEAQQKIAMTAPVLMTSEGEKSAMSFIVPRSVAAGKVPSPKDEAVTTGTVPAGRFAVYRYSGRRNDANEKQALEALRAWVDKHRLEITGSPLFGYYDPPWTLPFLRRNEVMLPVAGPQP
- a CDS encoding response regulator; this encodes MSETPAYGDEAVAALRHDLRTPLNQIIGYSELVAEDLEGEAHARTREDLEKIGRAARGLAELITREIQPGRIAVVGNPAEKISAGHGAAASASGSGAPVAMDADVVAPAALAARILIVDDQPENCTVLQRRLEKEGHSCVSMHDGETALARLDAESFDLVLLDIMMPGMDGREVLRRIKTDEKLRHIPVIMISALDQIESVVQCIELGAEDYLPKPFNPVLLRARIGASLDRKRLRDAEQAAFTALKESQEKLAAELSEAAAYVQSVLPAPLKDGAVRAEWEFLPSSSLGGDAFDYGPAPDGKFGICLLDVCGHGVGAALLSISVLNVIRAESLPGVDFRDPGAVLAGLNAAFPMEKHGEMFFTAWCGIYDPVTRAMRFAAGGHPPAVLVRADGTTEILAAKGPVIGACPGMKFGSVEVVIPPASRLFVFSDGAYEILRHDGTMMGHGALRELLSRAPHQGAVPSIMDQLRNLNSQPAFDDDVSLVELCFP
- a CDS encoding STAS domain-containing protein; the protein is MQLHFPERFVVRLSDDLPAPRRVGKKHQNHQNGTRRESRPDGKLAREGVQTEKPAHRAHLSYLRTGHAAMSLARRKSLLARSRGPQIRPMHCSFVTDSDVLVACPAGRIDTTTYNDFKNLLNGELDKTGAKHLVIDLSGLEYVSSAGFREFFLAGRRMSRDGGTLSVCSFQPQVKELFDIAQFMTAYAVHDTREAAVAAAKAAR
- a CDS encoding ATP-binding protein, with the translated sequence MSRDEIRLGRSGDTARKPPLCIQRWRLRDPAARRHDDGPRRIAGTAFARAASRCRPIDHGPTAQSQQPAGFRRRRVIGRTLFSVKAIAEFLSDRAELAKLEPFTAGFAAEAGLSDKDLFALQIVVEELVTNVIDYGAVPAGQHAATVELSSDDGELVMRIRDRGREYNPLLREDPDTTLPAEERPIGGLGIHFCKKLTDSQTYERDGEWNVLTLRKKLAS
- a CDS encoding response regulator, translating into MRRFFGLNTLAGQLSIWTALTAGAVLVVLVLLSYTAGRRQVIRQTNNEALREVELHAAEIGGLISRVTGVVTTMAAEQAIRGPKPPDNVLDRLRRLINCFPPEEVFGVFYTFEGVDFRDPMSMPWIDRRNYPERTVNTAPYDRDIPAAAWYWGAKKSGRVFVTEPYFDVDGSKVTMLTVSAPIIDDAGRFIGIAGIDIALDEIKTMMKRVDVDLAQQIGAESDFAYLVSAGGTVISHPDSSLMIGPDAPGAKVIDLAAGAQIMSAPSGFAEYGKGAGRRIVYWALVQPTGWKVVLDVPYHDVMAPLRQLAWRSAAVGIGGLLLLVGVVSLVARRVAAPLQQLTHAAAEIEAGHHDPKALVPLLRRGDEVGDLGRAFVRMADEIRQREQSLAAWNANLEKTVAERTTELKKAVEDADEAREAAQEANKTKSAFLANMSHELRTPMNAIIGYSEMLLEEAEDTGEKWMQADLNKILSSAKHLLQLINDILDLSKIEAGRMTVFLEPVNIGQSVRDVATTIEPLVAKNRNTFELKCPPDAGSMRTDITKLRQTLFNLLSNACKFTEGGKITLEVAKRADGMVSFAVTDTGIGMEPHQMEKLFSEFVQADASTTRKYGGTGLGLAISRKFCRMLGGDITVESSPGKGSTFTAILPLEAKEPTPPATEEQPLPAEPAGEATPGGGRGTLLVIDDDSNSRDLLRRMLEKEGYSVVAAANGPAGIAKAKERRPDLITLDVMMPSMDGWAVLSALKADPATADIPVVMLTMVEDRPMGFALGATDYLAKPIDKSRVLQAVSRCVGDKTEDILIVEDDPMSADIVRRTLEADGRKCRHARNGREALSMVHAARPSLIVLDLMMPEMDGFAFLDALRMEGPDFAAIPVVVLTAKDLTPAEREELSGRVMGTLRKGAGQRENLLDAIRSRLGNT
- a CDS encoding sugar kinase, producing the protein MSLPLRNKSECHYDQISLGEVMLRLDPGEGRVRTARQFTAWEGGGEYNTSRGLRKCFGLKTAVCTAFVDNEVGHLIEDFIMQGGVDTAFIKWREDDGIGRSVRNGLNFTERGFGVRGAVGVPDRGHTAASQLKRGDFDWDHIFGKLGARWFHTGGIFAALSESAADLTIEAVQAAKKYGTIVSYDLNYRPSLWKSIGGQSKAREVNREIAKYVDVMIGNEEDFTASLGFEVEGIDHNLSNIETDAFKHMIEAAVKEYKNFKVAATTLRGVITASKNDWSAICWHDGKFYESRKYPGLDILDRVGGGDSFASGLAFGFLEHNDPQLAVDYGAAHGALASTTPGDTSMATRKEVEKLMKGGSARVVR
- a CDS encoding STAS domain-containing protein is translated as MKITRKPRGEATVLALEGKLNQASADALHSAAMEIAGDADCKLLVIDMGGVDFIASVGIRSLIRPSQSMAMRGGKLAVANLNPQIDEFFRLTGLDQMFRVFTTVEEAVGDTAS
- a CDS encoding YebC/PmpR family DNA-binding transcriptional regulator, which codes for MGRQWLLAKREVASLRKSQATGKFIREITIAARHGGADPSTNSRLAAALEKARKESVPKDAIERAVAKGAGTGGDKTALEHVTFEGYAPHKVPVIVEVFTDNNNRTAPEIRVLFKKGQLGASGSNKFLFDNVGLVEAHTANTGTDIEEAAIEAGANEVEPLAHAQNDDIPEGACGARFITDRANTHTVAKWLGEHGWTIVTSELGYVPKQFPELADDQRAEVGAFLQALDDHDDVHRVWAAVK
- a CDS encoding YhbY family RNA-binding protein — its product is MSAQEQPKLRELKARSQKLKPVIHVGHDGISAPLVAALGQALSDHGLVKVRFTDHKEDRKQLAAELAAASGSRIVLQVGHTVTLYRQPAA